A window of the Lactuca sativa cultivar Salinas chromosome 5, Lsat_Salinas_v11, whole genome shotgun sequence genome harbors these coding sequences:
- the LOC111880168 gene encoding flocculation protein FLO11-like has translation MADYKKLTPSGPRQLTPEMQSALDDVDKPAKRGKKPESKKTDTEGPSSRKKRKADKAAPSAPKKKKLKKMFKRPKVPSPTDSNEEKQSAEEEEEVQHEGSPRGNTLPRSPTPQVQHDVPTPPPSPKETTVPISVAPIPPPFTSQPITTTPLPPLVFSQATTTTTTTTGPSVSVNVSDTGAYTINISTPVTTKPPSPTSSMDSEPILGGENFEFDSNYYIPYRLPSEDNDEAPVTNVESDSGCYGAGGRSVTRGEAQNPPTLSKIIIQTEPKVNVASGSGREKLKDVVNDDDDDDEEEKIAEALKRKKRDNEIDEKLRIARAEEEKE, from the exons ATGGCTGATTACAAGAAGTTGACACCTTCGGGTCCACGCCAACTCACTCCTGAGATGCAGAGTGCTTTGGATGATGTTGATAAACCAGCTAAGAGGGGGAAGAAACCCGAATCTAAGAAAACCGATACCGAAGGTCCCTCATCTCGTAAAAAGCGTAAGGCTGATAAAGCTGCACCTTCGGCTCCCAAAAAGAAAAAGCTAAAGAAGATGTTCAAGCGACCGAAGGTACCTTCGCCTACTGATTCCAATGAAGAAAAGCAATctgctgaggaagaagaagaggttcAACATGAAGGCTCACCAAGGGGAAACACTCTTCCTCGATCTCCAACTCCTCAGGTACAACATGATGTTCctactcctcctccttctccaaaAGAAACCACAGTACCAATCTCAGTTGCTCCAATTCCACCGCCTTTCACTTCTCAACCAATTACTACTACTCCGCTACCACCTCTAGTCTTTTCTCaagccacaacaacaacaaccactacAACTGGACCTTCGGTgagtgtcaacgtatctgatacgggggcataTACCATTAATATTTCAACCCCTGTTACCACTAAACCTCCCTCACCAACTTCTTCAATGGATTCTGAGCCTATTCTGGGAGGTGAAAACTTTGAATTTGACTCCAATTATTACATTCCTTATCGACTTCCCAGTGAAGACAACGATGAAGCTCCAGTGACAA ATGTTGAGTCAGATTCAGGGTGCTACGGAGCCGGTGGTCGATCCGTAACAAGGGGAGAAGCTCAAAATCCTCCAACTCTATCGAAAATCATTATCCAAACCGAACCGAAGGTTAATGTAGCTTCGGGTTCTGGTCGTGAAAAATTGAAGGATGTTgtgaatgatgatgatgatgatgatgaggaagagAAGATTGCTGAGGCGTTAAAGAGGAAGAAAAGGGATAATGAAATTGATGAAAAATTGAGAATCGCTAGAgcggaagaagagaaagagtga